ACGCTGACTGTTCTCGTTATCTtctcttagtagcttcactttttttcattttcagtatTTGCAGTATAGTAATATTTTtctctcgcgtgcaacattatagcaatagcatatgaggctcggcgctcggcccagatttcagccgagcgccgagcgtcaaaaaaggagacgcttgggcacgagcttttgagttcgggctcggctcggcacatccctactGCATAACATATCtcttttaattgttgtttgttctTCGCAAACAGTTTTCATGGTTTAAACTAAGTTTTGTTTTCctagttaatagttattacatttataaaaatgtgttatacACAGGTCCATTCATTGTTAATGGTAAATACAACAACTGGCATATTTACAATCCGGACAGGGGTAACTATGGAATGACAAGCTCATACCCGGATGCAAATATTTGGAGGTGGAGATCAACCAATCCCTCATTTAATGCTCACTATATTTGTCAACTTAATggtaagaatatttattataaataggTATGgtatgattgaatgtaacttatgacCTCTTTCGGGGCAGGGTAATGATAGTCTTTATATCACGGTGTTCTctttcataaaccttgtgtccgcttacaagttaccacgtattaagcctgtaacctctgggttagaggcgtGCTGACCTATGCGCAGGTCGTATGAGATAtagtttaacaatttattcttttatgttattttattaaaagtaaaaagcacTAAACTGGTTGCGTCCAAATCaactttaaatgtaatgtaCGGAGAAGATTCTGTTCTTTGTTCATCAGATTCCAACCCTGGACCTCCTGTCTCATGGAAAATGTAAGCATTAACATAACAGGCTGGAATCATTCATCCAGTTGGATCTAAATAATTCTTACTTAATTGCTAAgtaaaaattattgaattttttGACAGAAACTCACAAGATGTTTCAACAAACACAAGTGAACGAGTGTATCAAATAATTACACAACCTACACTGGATGGGAATTCTACATCACGTTTGTATTTAACTCGTGGTTTACATCAGAATTCTGGTGTTTATACTTGCAATGCTACTTCCCTTGACCAATCTGCAGAAACTATTGTTATTAGTACGTATAAGTATCCTTATTGGAAAAATGCTCTACACGGAGAacaaattttaggttttacCTACTGTCCACGTTTTGAAAATTCTAAAGGAAACCTACGCACATAAAATGCTTTATTGATATATAACAGTTggtgtttcttttttaaaactatcaCACACTTCACTTTTTACGTACAGCTTATATACAAAGAACTTAGTTAAGTCAAACTTGACACTAACTGCTGGGTGTCTGTTCTATTTTACTGCAGTTTCTGAAGTATAATCAATTTacgtaatataataaatttaggAAATTCTTTACAGTTTGAAAAGCGACCAAGATTATTGGAANNNNNNNNNNNNNNNNNNNNNNNNNNNNNNNNNNNNNNNNNNNNNNNNNNNNNNNNNNNNNNNNNNNNNNNNNNNNNNNNNNNNNNNNNNNNNNNNNNNNNNNNNNNNNNNNNNNNNNNNNNNNNNNNNNNNNNNNNNNNNNNNNNNNNNNNNNNNNNNNNNNNNNNNNNNNNNNNNNNNNNNNNNNNNNNNNNNNNNNNNNNNNNNNNNNNNNNNNNNNNNNNNNNNNNNNNNNNNNNNNNNNNNNNNNNNNNNNNNNNNNNNNNNNNNNNNNNNNNNNNNNNNNNNNNNNNNNNNNNNNNNNNNNNNNNNNNNNNNNNNNNNNNNNNNNNNNNNNNNNNNNNNNNNNNNNNNNNNNNNNNNNNNNNNNNNNNNNNNNNNNNNNNNNNNNNNNNNNNNNNNNNNNNNNNNNNNNNNNNNNNNNNNNNNNNNNNNNNNNNNNNNNNNNNNNNNNNNNNNNNNNNNNNNNNNNNNNNNNNNNNNNNNNNNNNNNNNNNNNNNNNNNNNNNNNNNNNNNNNNNNNNNNNNNNNNNNNNNNNNNNNNNNNNNNNNNNNNNNNNNNNNNNNNNNNNNNNNNNNNNNNNNNNNNNNNNNNNNNNNNNNNNNNNNNNNNNNNNNNNNNNNNNNNNNNNNNNNNNNNNNNNNNNNNNNNNNNNNNNNNNNNNNNNNNNNNNNNNNNNNNNNNNNNNNNNNNNNNNNNNNNNNNNNNNNNNNNNNNNNNNNNNNNNNNNNNNNNNNNNNNNNNNNNNNNNNNNNNNNNNNNNNNNNNNNNNNNNNNNNNNNNNNNNNNNNNNNcattaagtgtcttgcctaaggacacatacgcccacaatggtagcagcgtcgagccttgaacccattacctctaggttataggcaggcgcgctaaccactatgccacggcgccaggTAATACATACTAATTAAACAAGCATGTTACAGAATCAGATGCTTACGAAGAATTCAACATTCAAAACACCAAACTGGACATCCCTGCAAGCCACTTGGTGCAAAAGTACAAGGATATGTTGGCTTCTAATGAGGCAGCTTTTAAGAAGCAATTccaggtaaaataaataaatacatggtTGTTATGTGATGATTTATgaataactgtattttaggAACTGGCAACAGCTACTAA
This genomic window from Ciona intestinalis unplaced genomic scaffold, KH HT000450.1, whole genome shotgun sequence contains:
- the LOC108950633 gene encoding uncharacterized protein LOC108950633 — its product is MTSSYPDANIWRWRSTNPSFNAHYICQLNVKSTKLVASKSTLNVMYGEDSVLCSSDSNPGPPVSWKINSQDVSTNTSERVYQIITQPTLDGNSTSRLYLTRGLHQNSGVYTCNATSLDQSAETIVISTYKYPYWKNALHGEQILGFTYCPRFENSKGNLRT